In one Arachis duranensis cultivar V14167 chromosome 9, aradu.V14167.gnm2.J7QH, whole genome shotgun sequence genomic region, the following are encoded:
- the LOC107466100 gene encoding damage-control phosphatase At2g17340 isoform X3 — translation MYISEEEEEEAIIEKSSTSSELVEFPLLNEEYRACTIPWRDPSDDPSVPAPTELSWINLLLNTIPSYKERAETDSSVPDAANRAEIFAKRYAEILEDLKKDPASHGVPLDIRLLCRLREQVLREVGFRDIFKKVKEEENLKAISLFENVVRLNDAIEDEGERLENLVRGIFAGNVFDLGSIELAEAFSRDGMSFSSACEKLVARPWIIDDLDTFKMKWRKKKWKKVIIFVDNSGADIILGILPFVRELLRRGSKVVLAANDLPSINDVTYLELIEIISKLRDEEGCLIGVSTSNLLIANSGNDLPVIDLTRVSQEVAYHASDADLVILEGMGRGIETNLYAQFKCDSLKIGMVKHVEVAEFLGSRMYDCVIKYNEATGS, via the exons ATGTATatatcagaagaagaagaagaagaagcaataatTGAAAAGAGTAGCACATCATCAGAGTTGGTAGAGTTCCCTTTGTTGAATGAAGAGTACAGAGCATGCACCATTCCTTGGAGGGACCCTTCTGATGATCCAAGTGTTCCTGCTCCCACCGAGCTATCTTGGATTAATCTCCTCCTTAATACTATCCCTTCCTACaa GGAGCGTGCTGAGACTGATTCTTCTGTTCCAGATGCTGCAAACAGAGCTGAAATATTTGCTAAAAG GTATGCTGAAATACTAGAAGATTTGAAGAAGGATCCTGCAAGTCATGGAGTCCCTCTTGATATCCGT CTTTTATGCAGACTTCGCGAGCAAGTACTTAGGGAAGTTGGATTCAGAGATATCTTCAAGAAAGTCAAG GAGGAAGAGAATTTAAAGGCTATCTCACTATTTGAGAACGTTGTTCGTCTTAATGACGCCATCGAAGATGAAGGCGAGCGACTCGAAAATCTAGTTAGAGGAATTTTCGCAGGGAATGTATTCGACCTTGGTTCTATTGAG CTTGCAGAGGCTTTCTCAAGGGACGGAATGTCCTTTTCGTCTGCTTGCGAAAAGCTTGTCGCTCGGCCTTGGATTATCGATGATCTTGATACTTTCAAAATGAAATGGAGaaaaaagaagtggaagaag GTTATCATATTTGTTGATAACTCTGGTGCAGATATCATTTTGGGTATTTTGCCATTTGTGAGGGAGCTTCTTCGACGCGGTAGCAAG GTTGTATTGGCTGCTAATGACTTGCCTTCTATCAATGATGTGACATACTTAGAGCTAATTGAAATTATATCTAAG TTAAGGGACGAGGAAGGATGTCTCATCGGTGTCAGCACTTCAAATCTGTTAATTGCCAACTCTGGCAATGATTTACCT GTTATTGATCTTACTAGGGTGTCTCAGGAGGTTGCTTACCATGCCAGTGATGCAGATCTTGTTATCTTAGAAGGGATG GGTCGTGGAATAGAAACAAATCTCTACGCCCAATTTAAATGTGATTCACTCAAGATTGGAATG GTGAAACATGTTGAGGTTGCAGAATTTCTTGGGTCACGTATGTATGACTGTGTAATCAAATACAATGAAGCTACGGGATCATAA
- the LOC107466100 gene encoding damage-control phosphatase At2g17340 isoform X2, which translates to MIRSSACNKLFMSPTTSSPLVPCCSSIAWNFNPPPSLFSSSSSPTLSSKANFLSCAHTKTLGIEEEEEAIIEKSSTSSELVEFPLLNEEYRACTIPWRDPSDDPSVPAPTELSWINLLLNTIPSYKERAETDSSVPDAANRAEIFAKRYAEILEDLKKDPASHGVPLDIRLLCRLREQVLREVGFRDIFKKVKEEENLKAISLFENVVRLNDAIEDEGERLENLVRGIFAGNVFDLGSIELAEAFSRDGMSFSSACEKLVARPWIIDDLDTFKMKWRKKKWKKVIIFVDNSGADIILGILPFVRELLRRGSKVVLAANDLPSINDVTYLELIEIISKLRDEEGCLIGVSTSNLLIANSGNDLPVIDLTRVSQEVAYHASDADLVILEGMGRGIETNLYAQFKCDSLKIGMVKHVEVAEFLGSRMYDCVIKYNEATGS; encoded by the exons atgATAAGGTCATCAGCATGTAACAAGTTGTTCATGTCACCAACAACATCTTCGCCATTGGTCCCATGTTGCAGCAGCATTGCTTGGAATTTCAATCCTCCTCCATCATtattctcttcttcctcctctcctaCCCTCTCAAGCAAGGCCAACTTCCTCTCTTGTGCCCACACAAAAACACTTGGTATAG aagaagaagaagaagcaataatTGAAAAGAGTAGCACATCATCAGAGTTGGTAGAGTTCCCTTTGTTGAATGAAGAGTACAGAGCATGCACCATTCCTTGGAGGGACCCTTCTGATGATCCAAGTGTTCCTGCTCCCACCGAGCTATCTTGGATTAATCTCCTCCTTAATACTATCCCTTCCTACaa GGAGCGTGCTGAGACTGATTCTTCTGTTCCAGATGCTGCAAACAGAGCTGAAATATTTGCTAAAAG GTATGCTGAAATACTAGAAGATTTGAAGAAGGATCCTGCAAGTCATGGAGTCCCTCTTGATATCCGT CTTTTATGCAGACTTCGCGAGCAAGTACTTAGGGAAGTTGGATTCAGAGATATCTTCAAGAAAGTCAAG GAGGAAGAGAATTTAAAGGCTATCTCACTATTTGAGAACGTTGTTCGTCTTAATGACGCCATCGAAGATGAAGGCGAGCGACTCGAAAATCTAGTTAGAGGAATTTTCGCAGGGAATGTATTCGACCTTGGTTCTATTGAG CTTGCAGAGGCTTTCTCAAGGGACGGAATGTCCTTTTCGTCTGCTTGCGAAAAGCTTGTCGCTCGGCCTTGGATTATCGATGATCTTGATACTTTCAAAATGAAATGGAGaaaaaagaagtggaagaag GTTATCATATTTGTTGATAACTCTGGTGCAGATATCATTTTGGGTATTTTGCCATTTGTGAGGGAGCTTCTTCGACGCGGTAGCAAG GTTGTATTGGCTGCTAATGACTTGCCTTCTATCAATGATGTGACATACTTAGAGCTAATTGAAATTATATCTAAG TTAAGGGACGAGGAAGGATGTCTCATCGGTGTCAGCACTTCAAATCTGTTAATTGCCAACTCTGGCAATGATTTACCT GTTATTGATCTTACTAGGGTGTCTCAGGAGGTTGCTTACCATGCCAGTGATGCAGATCTTGTTATCTTAGAAGGGATG GGTCGTGGAATAGAAACAAATCTCTACGCCCAATTTAAATGTGATTCACTCAAGATTGGAATG GTGAAACATGTTGAGGTTGCAGAATTTCTTGGGTCACGTATGTATGACTGTGTAATCAAATACAATGAAGCTACGGGATCATAA
- the LOC107466100 gene encoding damage-control phosphatase At2g17340 isoform X1: protein MIRSSACNKLFMSPTTSSPLVPCCSSIAWNFNPPPSLFSSSSSPTLSSKANFLSCAHTKTLGIEEEEEEAIIEKSSTSSELVEFPLLNEEYRACTIPWRDPSDDPSVPAPTELSWINLLLNTIPSYKERAETDSSVPDAANRAEIFAKRYAEILEDLKKDPASHGVPLDIRLLCRLREQVLREVGFRDIFKKVKEEENLKAISLFENVVRLNDAIEDEGERLENLVRGIFAGNVFDLGSIELAEAFSRDGMSFSSACEKLVARPWIIDDLDTFKMKWRKKKWKKVIIFVDNSGADIILGILPFVRELLRRGSKVVLAANDLPSINDVTYLELIEIISKLRDEEGCLIGVSTSNLLIANSGNDLPVIDLTRVSQEVAYHASDADLVILEGMGRGIETNLYAQFKCDSLKIGMVKHVEVAEFLGSRMYDCVIKYNEATGS from the exons atgATAAGGTCATCAGCATGTAACAAGTTGTTCATGTCACCAACAACATCTTCGCCATTGGTCCCATGTTGCAGCAGCATTGCTTGGAATTTCAATCCTCCTCCATCATtattctcttcttcctcctctcctaCCCTCTCAAGCAAGGCCAACTTCCTCTCTTGTGCCCACACAAAAACACTTGGTATAG aagaagaagaagaagaagcaataatTGAAAAGAGTAGCACATCATCAGAGTTGGTAGAGTTCCCTTTGTTGAATGAAGAGTACAGAGCATGCACCATTCCTTGGAGGGACCCTTCTGATGATCCAAGTGTTCCTGCTCCCACCGAGCTATCTTGGATTAATCTCCTCCTTAATACTATCCCTTCCTACaa GGAGCGTGCTGAGACTGATTCTTCTGTTCCAGATGCTGCAAACAGAGCTGAAATATTTGCTAAAAG GTATGCTGAAATACTAGAAGATTTGAAGAAGGATCCTGCAAGTCATGGAGTCCCTCTTGATATCCGT CTTTTATGCAGACTTCGCGAGCAAGTACTTAGGGAAGTTGGATTCAGAGATATCTTCAAGAAAGTCAAG GAGGAAGAGAATTTAAAGGCTATCTCACTATTTGAGAACGTTGTTCGTCTTAATGACGCCATCGAAGATGAAGGCGAGCGACTCGAAAATCTAGTTAGAGGAATTTTCGCAGGGAATGTATTCGACCTTGGTTCTATTGAG CTTGCAGAGGCTTTCTCAAGGGACGGAATGTCCTTTTCGTCTGCTTGCGAAAAGCTTGTCGCTCGGCCTTGGATTATCGATGATCTTGATACTTTCAAAATGAAATGGAGaaaaaagaagtggaagaag GTTATCATATTTGTTGATAACTCTGGTGCAGATATCATTTTGGGTATTTTGCCATTTGTGAGGGAGCTTCTTCGACGCGGTAGCAAG GTTGTATTGGCTGCTAATGACTTGCCTTCTATCAATGATGTGACATACTTAGAGCTAATTGAAATTATATCTAAG TTAAGGGACGAGGAAGGATGTCTCATCGGTGTCAGCACTTCAAATCTGTTAATTGCCAACTCTGGCAATGATTTACCT GTTATTGATCTTACTAGGGTGTCTCAGGAGGTTGCTTACCATGCCAGTGATGCAGATCTTGTTATCTTAGAAGGGATG GGTCGTGGAATAGAAACAAATCTCTACGCCCAATTTAAATGTGATTCACTCAAGATTGGAATG GTGAAACATGTTGAGGTTGCAGAATTTCTTGGGTCACGTATGTATGACTGTGTAATCAAATACAATGAAGCTACGGGATCATAA
- the LOC107466100 gene encoding damage-control phosphatase At2g17340 isoform X4 has protein sequence MLQQHCLEFQSSSIIILFFLLSYPLKQGQLPLLCPHKNTWYRERAETDSSVPDAANRAEIFAKRYAEILEDLKKDPASHGVPLDIRLLCRLREQVLREVGFRDIFKKVKEEENLKAISLFENVVRLNDAIEDEGERLENLVRGIFAGNVFDLGSIELAEAFSRDGMSFSSACEKLVARPWIIDDLDTFKMKWRKKKWKKVIIFVDNSGADIILGILPFVRELLRRGSKVVLAANDLPSINDVTYLELIEIISKLRDEEGCLIGVSTSNLLIANSGNDLPVIDLTRVSQEVAYHASDADLVILEGMGRGIETNLYAQFKCDSLKIGMVKHVEVAEFLGSRMYDCVIKYNEATGS, from the exons ATGTTGCAGCAGCATTGCTTGGAATTTCAATCCTCCTCCATCATtattctcttcttcctcctctcctaCCCTCTCAAGCAAGGCCAACTTCCTCTCTTGTGCCCACACAAAAACACTTGGTATAG GGAGCGTGCTGAGACTGATTCTTCTGTTCCAGATGCTGCAAACAGAGCTGAAATATTTGCTAAAAG GTATGCTGAAATACTAGAAGATTTGAAGAAGGATCCTGCAAGTCATGGAGTCCCTCTTGATATCCGT CTTTTATGCAGACTTCGCGAGCAAGTACTTAGGGAAGTTGGATTCAGAGATATCTTCAAGAAAGTCAAG GAGGAAGAGAATTTAAAGGCTATCTCACTATTTGAGAACGTTGTTCGTCTTAATGACGCCATCGAAGATGAAGGCGAGCGACTCGAAAATCTAGTTAGAGGAATTTTCGCAGGGAATGTATTCGACCTTGGTTCTATTGAG CTTGCAGAGGCTTTCTCAAGGGACGGAATGTCCTTTTCGTCTGCTTGCGAAAAGCTTGTCGCTCGGCCTTGGATTATCGATGATCTTGATACTTTCAAAATGAAATGGAGaaaaaagaagtggaagaag GTTATCATATTTGTTGATAACTCTGGTGCAGATATCATTTTGGGTATTTTGCCATTTGTGAGGGAGCTTCTTCGACGCGGTAGCAAG GTTGTATTGGCTGCTAATGACTTGCCTTCTATCAATGATGTGACATACTTAGAGCTAATTGAAATTATATCTAAG TTAAGGGACGAGGAAGGATGTCTCATCGGTGTCAGCACTTCAAATCTGTTAATTGCCAACTCTGGCAATGATTTACCT GTTATTGATCTTACTAGGGTGTCTCAGGAGGTTGCTTACCATGCCAGTGATGCAGATCTTGTTATCTTAGAAGGGATG GGTCGTGGAATAGAAACAAATCTCTACGCCCAATTTAAATGTGATTCACTCAAGATTGGAATG GTGAAACATGTTGAGGTTGCAGAATTTCTTGGGTCACGTATGTATGACTGTGTAATCAAATACAATGAAGCTACGGGATCATAA